The Ancylobacter sp. WKF20 genome contains a region encoding:
- a CDS encoding exodeoxyribonuclease III, giving the protein MPLTIATWNINSVRLRIELVAKLAAEHQPDVICLQETKTPDDRFPLKDAARFGYPHAAIHGQKGYHGVAILSKRPFQAVTRQGFCDMGDARHISVVLGAEAGLAAPLTIHNFYIPAGGDIPDPEVNDKFRHKLAFLDEATAWEALHPTAPDARSVLVGDLNIAPLEADVWSHKQLLDVVSHTPIEVEKLGRLQGAGNWVDVMRNFVPPQEKLYTWWSYRAADWEASNRGRRLDHVWATPALAPSARAMTVVREARSWERPSDHVPVVVTFDA; this is encoded by the coding sequence GTGCCGCTGACCATCGCTACCTGGAACATCAATTCGGTGCGCCTGCGCATCGAGCTCGTCGCCAAGCTTGCGGCCGAACACCAGCCGGATGTCATCTGCCTGCAGGAGACCAAGACGCCGGATGACCGCTTCCCGCTCAAGGACGCGGCCCGGTTCGGCTACCCGCATGCGGCGATCCACGGCCAGAAGGGCTATCACGGCGTCGCCATCCTCTCGAAGCGCCCCTTCCAGGCGGTGACCCGGCAGGGCTTCTGCGACATGGGCGATGCCCGCCACATCTCGGTGGTGCTGGGCGCTGAGGCGGGGCTTGCCGCGCCGCTGACCATCCACAATTTCTACATTCCGGCGGGCGGCGACATTCCCGACCCGGAGGTGAACGACAAGTTCCGGCACAAGCTCGCCTTTCTGGATGAGGCCACCGCCTGGGAGGCGCTCCACCCGACGGCGCCGGACGCCCGCTCGGTGCTGGTGGGCGATCTCAACATCGCACCGCTGGAAGCGGATGTGTGGAGCCACAAGCAGCTCCTCGACGTGGTCAGCCATACGCCGATCGAGGTCGAGAAGCTGGGTCGCCTGCAGGGGGCGGGCAACTGGGTGGACGTGATGCGCAATTTCGTCCCGCCGCAGGAGAAGCTCTACACGTGGTGGAGCTACCGCGCCGCCGATTGGGAGGCCTCCAATCGCGGCCGTCGGCTCGATCATGTGTGGGCGACCCCCGCGCTCGCCCCGTCTGCGCGCGCGATGACCGTGGTGCGCGAGGCGCGCAGCTGGGAGCGGCCTTCCGATCACGTTCCGGTGGTCGTGACCTTCGACGCGTGA
- a CDS encoding outer-membrane lipoprotein carrier protein LolA, which produces MRHLTVLSVASLLAALTVGSALAQVPAPPFAPAKKPAAPAATATKPAEDPNIQMSANAGQQAAAVTVQRINDYFNSFRAMSGNFVQVDPDGTRREGEFYILKPGRVLFEYAAPSPIELVADGRSVAVRDKRLKTQDITPLSATPLRFLLAENFDLARNANVTGVYQDDIFATVVIEEKQPMVGTYRLMIMFDAKTMQLKQWTVTDPQGYDTTVAVSNLNTSERPDPMLFVINRD; this is translated from the coding sequence ATGCGCCATCTCACCGTGCTTAGCGTCGCCTCCCTCCTTGCCGCGCTGACCGTCGGCAGCGCGCTCGCGCAGGTGCCGGCTCCGCCCTTCGCGCCCGCGAAGAAGCCGGCCGCCCCCGCCGCGACGGCAACGAAGCCGGCGGAGGATCCGAACATCCAGATGTCGGCGAATGCCGGCCAGCAGGCCGCCGCCGTCACGGTTCAGCGAATCAACGACTACTTCAACAGCTTCCGGGCGATGAGCGGCAATTTCGTGCAGGTGGACCCGGACGGGACGCGGCGCGAGGGCGAGTTCTACATTCTGAAGCCCGGCCGCGTGCTGTTCGAATACGCCGCGCCGAGCCCGATCGAGCTGGTGGCCGATGGCCGTTCCGTCGCGGTGCGTGACAAGCGGCTGAAGACGCAGGACATCACCCCGCTCTCGGCCACGCCGCTGCGCTTCCTGCTGGCGGAGAATTTTGACCTCGCCCGCAACGCCAATGTCACCGGCGTCTACCAGGACGACATCTTCGCGACCGTGGTGATCGAGGAGAAGCAGCCAATGGTGGGCACGTACCGGCTGATGATCATGTTCGACGCCAAGACCATGCAGCTCAAGCAGTGGACGGTGACGGACCCGCAGGGCTACGACACCACGGTGGCGGTCTCGAACCTCAACACCAGCGAGCGGCCCGACCCGATGTTGTTCGTCATCAACCGCGATTGA
- a CDS encoding DNA translocase FtsK: MRAPRLEPEAPRAARAPRKGGGGAASAPPAAPTRAPRRRQKVGGFLPEEVKGVLGRRAEELIGLTLLIGAIVLLTALISWSADDPSLSRSSAAAPANLLGLPGAVMADLIIQLFGLAALAFVLPIGIWGWLSLTHRRPNRLRPRFFCWIAGLVFASGFAGCLPRFGAWPLPIGLGGVLGEGVLAIPDALRSNWLGTFDYAVVGALCLFGMVLTLPIALGMGLRSAQVSDDYNESNEFEDDEPGRLAFLIGMATHGFLNLRARFSSRNRRSTRERPKRNLLARLLGIGAEEVENYRPSARLEPNFHDRVELPGIDTAGFASDLGPLDDEPFETPPAPIAAPAAAPGRRPPLRSIRGGRAALEEQRRRYMLPPLDLLTPAAARSGPALSREMLDQNARDLEGVLEDFGVRGAIVNARPGPVVTLYELEPAPGIKSSRVIGLADDIARSMSAVSARVAVIPGKNAIGIELPNPKRDKVLLREIVGAKDFGEAAHKLAIALGKTIGGEPVIVDLARMPHLLVAGTTGSGKSVAINTMILSLLYRHRPEQCRLIMIDPKMLELSVYDGIPHLLSPVVTDPKKAVVALKWAVREMEERYKKMSKVGVRNIDGFNARVAEAIAKGEQIVRTVQTGFDRETGEAIYEREEMDLSPIPYIVIVVDEMADLMMVAGKDIEGAIQRLAQMARAAGIHLIMATQRPSVDVITGTIKANFPTRISFQVTSKIDSRTILGEMGAEQLLGQGDMLYMAGGGRISRVHGPFVSDQEVERIVEHLKAQGAPDYLDAVTADPDEEGEDGAVFDKGGMAAEEGGDLYSQAVAVVMRDKKCSTSYIQRRLQIGYNRAASLVERMEREGLVGPSNHAGKREILIEPGEGDSY, translated from the coding sequence ATGCGGGCGCCGCGCCTCGAACCGGAGGCGCCTCGCGCCGCCCGCGCCCCCCGCAAGGGCGGTGGCGGCGCGGCCTCCGCTCCGCCGGCGGCGCCCACGCGCGCGCCCCGCCGCCGGCAGAAAGTCGGCGGTTTCCTGCCCGAGGAGGTGAAGGGTGTCCTGGGTCGCCGGGCCGAGGAACTGATCGGTCTGACGCTCCTGATTGGCGCGATCGTCCTCCTCACTGCACTCATTAGCTGGTCCGCCGACGACCCGAGTCTGAGCCGTTCCAGCGCCGCCGCGCCGGCCAATCTGCTAGGCCTGCCCGGCGCCGTGATGGCCGATCTCATCATCCAGCTCTTCGGTCTGGCCGCCCTCGCCTTTGTTCTGCCGATCGGTATCTGGGGGTGGCTCTCCCTCACGCACCGGCGGCCTAACCGCTTGCGTCCTCGCTTCTTTTGCTGGATTGCCGGCCTGGTCTTCGCCAGCGGCTTCGCCGGTTGCCTGCCCCGTTTCGGGGCCTGGCCGCTGCCGATCGGGCTCGGCGGCGTGCTGGGCGAGGGCGTGCTCGCCATCCCCGATGCGCTGCGCTCCAACTGGCTCGGCACCTTCGACTATGCCGTGGTCGGCGCGCTCTGCCTGTTCGGCATGGTGCTGACCCTGCCCATCGCCCTCGGCATGGGCCTGCGTTCGGCGCAAGTATCTGACGACTATAACGAATCGAACGAGTTCGAGGATGACGAGCCCGGCCGGCTGGCCTTCCTGATCGGCATGGCAACCCATGGGTTCCTCAATCTGAGGGCCCGGTTCTCCAGCCGCAACCGCCGGTCTACCCGCGAGCGCCCCAAGCGCAACTTGCTCGCGCGCCTGCTGGGCATCGGCGCGGAGGAGGTAGAAAATTACCGACCCTCCGCGCGGCTCGAGCCAAATTTCCACGACCGCGTCGAACTGCCGGGCATTGATACGGCGGGCTTTGCCAGCGATCTCGGGCCGCTGGATGACGAGCCTTTCGAGACGCCACCCGCTCCCATCGCTGCGCCAGCGGCAGCTCCTGGTCGCCGCCCGCCGCTGCGCTCGATCCGAGGCGGGCGTGCCGCGCTGGAGGAACAGCGCCGGCGCTATATGCTTCCCCCGCTTGATCTTTTGACGCCCGCCGCCGCCCGCAGCGGGCCCGCTTTGTCGCGCGAGATGCTCGACCAGAACGCCCGCGATCTCGAGGGCGTGCTGGAGGATTTCGGCGTGCGCGGCGCCATCGTCAATGCGCGCCCCGGTCCTGTGGTAACATTGTACGAGCTGGAACCGGCACCCGGCATCAAATCGAGCCGTGTCATCGGTCTCGCCGACGACATTGCCCGCTCCATGAGCGCCGTCTCGGCCCGCGTCGCGGTGATCCCCGGCAAGAACGCCATCGGCATCGAGCTGCCAAACCCCAAGCGCGACAAGGTCTTGCTGCGCGAGATCGTCGGCGCCAAGGATTTCGGCGAGGCCGCACACAAGCTCGCCATCGCGCTCGGCAAGACCATTGGTGGCGAGCCGGTGATCGTCGATCTCGCCCGTATGCCGCATCTCTTGGTCGCCGGCACCACCGGCTCGGGCAAGTCGGTCGCCATCAACACCATGATCCTGTCGCTGCTCTACCGCCACCGGCCCGAGCAGTGCCGCCTCATCATGATCGACCCGAAAATGCTGGAACTGTCCGTCTATGACGGTATCCCGCACCTCCTCTCTCCCGTCGTCACCGATCCCAAGAAGGCGGTGGTCGCCCTCAAATGGGCGGTGCGCGAGATGGAGGAGCGCTACAAGAAGATGTCCAAGGTCGGCGTGCGCAACATTGACGGCTTCAACGCCCGCGTCGCCGAGGCCATCGCCAAGGGTGAACAGATCGTCCGCACCGTCCAGACCGGCTTCGACCGCGAAACCGGCGAGGCGATCTATGAGCGCGAGGAGATGGACCTCTCGCCCATCCCCTACATCGTCATCGTCGTCGACGAGATGGCGGATCTGATGATGGTGGCTGGCAAGGACATTGAAGGCGCGATCCAGCGCCTCGCCCAGATGGCCCGTGCCGCCGGTATCCACCTGATCATGGCGACCCAGCGCCCGTCGGTCGATGTCATCACCGGCACCATCAAGGCGAACTTCCCGACCCGCATCTCCTTCCAGGTGACTTCGAAGATCGATAGCCGCACCATTCTCGGCGAGATGGGTGCCGAGCAGCTGCTGGGACAAGGCGACATGCTCTACATGGCCGGCGGCGGGCGTATCTCGCGCGTCCACGGGCCCTTCGTCTCCGACCAGGAAGTCGAGCGCATCGTCGAGCACCTCAAGGCGCAGGGGGCGCCCGATTATCTCGATGCCGTTACCGCCGACCCCGACGAGGAGGGCGAGGATGGTGCGGTGTTCGACAAGGGGGGGATGGCGGCGGAGGAGGGCGGCGACCTCTACTCGCAGGCGGTCGCGGTGGTGATGCGCGACAAGAAGTGCTCCACCTCCTACATCCAGCGCCGGCTGCAGATCGGGTATAATCGTGCCGCTTCCCTCGTCGAGCGCATGGAGCGCGAGGGCCTTGTCGGCCCGTCCAACCATGCCGGCAAGCGCGAGATCTTGATCGAACCGGGCGAGGGCGACAGTTATTGA
- a CDS encoding aminotransferase class I/II-fold pyridoxal phosphate-dependent enzyme yields MRHGDARHPSPSAADSPAASSPAGASPASDAGPTARSPFIRLNELLADITPGKTPLSLAVGEPRHAMPGFVGEVLARHLDGFGRYPAGKGLPEFRRAAADWFARRYTLPRPLDAEREVLVLNGSREGLFFAALMARRLASPRKQAQLADAAPVVLLPNPFYAAYGAGAEAAGCESVSLPLPPGGGWLPDLDALDPAVLDRAIAIYFASPANPQGTIAPRAYLERLVALCRRHEVMVFADECYSEIWLGEAPPTGILEVAGPDYAGVVAFNSLSKRSSLPGLRLGFCAGDGRFLEAFGDFRNVAAPQVPEPLQHVGIAALADEAHVSASRALYAAKFDVADRLLAGRFGYQRPDGGFFLWLDVAELGGGEAACRRLWQREGLRTVPGGYLCRSEADGRNPGETYLRIALVHDLATTEAALARLLAGLG; encoded by the coding sequence GTGCGCCATGGCGACGCCCGCCACCCCTCTCCCTCGGCTGCCGATTCACCGGCGGCCTCGTCGCCGGCTGGCGCCTCCCCGGCGAGCGATGCCGGCCCGACCGCGCGCTCGCCCTTCATCCGCCTCAACGAATTGCTGGCCGACATCACGCCCGGCAAGACGCCGCTCAGCCTTGCCGTCGGCGAGCCGCGCCACGCCATGCCCGGTTTCGTCGGCGAGGTGCTCGCCCGCCATCTCGACGGTTTCGGCCGCTACCCCGCCGGCAAGGGCCTGCCCGAGTTCCGCCGCGCGGCCGCCGACTGGTTCGCCCGTCGTTACACGCTGCCGCGTCCGCTCGATGCCGAGCGTGAGGTGCTGGTGCTCAACGGGTCGCGCGAGGGCCTGTTCTTCGCCGCCCTGATGGCGCGCCGCCTCGCCTCGCCGCGCAAGCAGGCACAGCTTGCCGACGCCGCCCCAGTGGTGCTGTTGCCCAACCCGTTCTACGCCGCCTATGGCGCGGGCGCCGAGGCCGCCGGCTGCGAGAGCGTCTCGCTGCCGCTGCCGCCGGGCGGGGGCTGGCTGCCCGATCTCGACGCGCTCGACCCCGCTGTGCTCGACCGCGCCATCGCCATCTATTTCGCCTCGCCCGCCAACCCGCAGGGCACCATCGCCCCGCGTGCCTATCTGGAGCGGCTGGTCGCGCTGTGCCGCCGGCACGAGGTGATGGTCTTCGCCGACGAGTGTTATTCGGAGATCTGGCTGGGCGAGGCGCCGCCGACCGGCATCCTTGAGGTCGCCGGACCCGATTATGCCGGCGTCGTCGCCTTCAATTCGCTGTCGAAGCGCTCCAGCCTGCCCGGGCTGCGGCTCGGCTTCTGCGCCGGTGATGGCCGCTTCCTGGAAGCCTTCGGCGATTTCCGCAATGTGGCGGCGCCGCAGGTGCCCGAGCCCCTGCAGCATGTCGGCATCGCCGCGCTGGCGGACGAGGCGCATGTGAGCGCCAGCCGCGCCCTCTACGCCGCCAAATTCGACGTGGCCGACCGGCTGCTCGCCGGACGCTTCGGCTATCAGCGGCCCGATGGCGGCTTCTTCCTCTGGCTCGACGTGGCCGAGCTCGGGGGCGGCGAGGCGGCCTGCCGCCGGCTCTGGCAGCGGGAGGGGCTGCGCACCGTGCCCGGCGGCTATCTGTGCCGCAGCGAGGCGGACGGGCGCAACCCGGGCGAGACCTATCTGCGCATCGCGCTCGTTCACGACCTCGCCACGACCGAGGCGGCGCTCGCGCGCCTTCTCGCCGGGCTGGGCTGA